Proteins found in one Primulina eburnea isolate SZY01 chromosome 16, ASM2296580v1, whole genome shotgun sequence genomic segment:
- the LOC140816055 gene encoding uncharacterized protein, which produces MYIYMLHNKNEALEAFKVFKVEVEKQFGKYIKIVRIDRGEEYYCRYTENVHAPGPFAKFLQEQGIVAQYTMLEIRFYNLHEKKLDSRTISGYFIEYAEKSKRLVVIHTPQDQTGVRQPVTEVPHIADENLVDQVIKEEQQEIVDQPNNLMRSTRIRRLAISSDYVMDLQESYFNIGAKNDFETFLQYISCNDSKLWFNAMKEEMNSMAFNGVWNLVHFPDGVKAIGCKWVFKQRKTH; this is translated from the exons ATGTATATCTACATGCTTCATAACAAAAACGAAGCACTTGAAGCTTTTAAGGTTTTTAAGGTTGAAGTGGAGAAGCAATTTGGAAAATATATTAAGATCGTGAGAATCGATAGAGGTGAAGAATATTATTGTAGATACACTGAAAATGTACATGCACCTGGTCCGTTTGCGAAGTTTCTCCAGGAACAAGGGATTGTTGCCCAATATACTATGCTTG AAATAAGATTTTACAACCTACATGAAAAGAAACTGGACTCAAGAACTATAAGTGGATATTTCATTGAGTATGCAGAAAAGTCCAAAAG ATTGGTCGTTATTCACACCCCTCAAGACCAAACGGGTGTAAGGCAACCGGTTACTGAAGTTCCACATATCGCTGATGAAAATCTAGTAGATCAAGTTATTAAAGAAGAACAACAAGAAATTGTTGATCAACCAAACAACCTGATGAGATCTACTAGAATAAGAAGATTAGCTATATCTAGTGATTATGTTATGGATTTACAAGAATCGTATTTTAATATTGGAGCCAAAAATGATTTTGAAACGTTTTTACAATACATAAGTTGTAATGATTCAAAATTATGGTTTAATGCTATGAAAGAAGAGATGAATTCTATGGCATTTAATGGAGTCTGGAATCTTGTTCATTTTCCTGATGGTGTAAAAGCCATTGGATGTAAATGGGTCTTCAAACAAAGAAAGACTCATTAG